AACAGAACCCCGCGCGCTGAAACGTTACCACGCAGGTTAGCTCCAGTCCGTTAGGCCGCTGGTATTTCCTCACATCATATAGGAGTCGATCATGGCCTCGTCAAACAATCACGAGCAGTTCGTCAGAGAAGCAATTGGACTCTCCAGTCAAGCGCGCAACAATGGAAACGAACCATTCGGCGCTCTTCTGGTCTTAGATGGTCAAGTTGTTCTCACTGCCAGGAATTCCGTAAACACAGATCATGATCCAACTGCGCACGCTGAAACAAATCTTGTCACCCAAGCAATTCAGCAACTAACGCCTGAACAGATCAGACGCTCTATCCTCTATACAAGTTGTGAACCTTGCGCAATGTGTGCTGGGAAAATGTATTGGGCCGGAATCCGATCCGTAGTTTATGCGCTTTCGTCTGTAGAACTCGTAGCGTTGGCTGGACCATACTTTCTTGTGCCCTGTCGCGAACTATTCGCACGTGCAACTGAACCAGTTAGGATTATTGGACCACTGTTGCTCGATGAAGCGCGGATTGTCCACAATGGCTTTTGGAACAAGTCGGCGGCCTAACCAGCGGCTCAAACTGACCCCGCAACCGCTGGCGCTCTGAAACTCAAGTGTTGTGTCGTCAACTTACAACATAGGATACGAAAGCTCATTTTAAATTCAATCAACACTTCCCCGCGCTCTGGAACGTTGCGGGGCAGCTTAGCCGCGGTCCGTTAGGGCGCAACAAGCCAAACTAATTAAATAGAGGTAATAATGAAAAAGGTTTTCATCTTTCTTTTAATTAGTAGCACTTTTTGTGCATTTGCATATTCTCAATCCACGGGAACCTAAAAAACAGTGGTAATATTCTCTGGAAAAGGAAATGAAACAACGGATGATTTCTATATCACATCATCTAAATGGAGGGCATTATGGACTGTCGAAAAACAATTTCCTGATCCTGAAATTGGTGTTTATTTCGCAGCATTCGTGTATAAAGATGATAAGATACTTGAAATGATGGGGCATGTAAGTGAAGAGGGAAATGGTAAATCAGTATTTCGTTCTAAAGGCTCTCATTATT
The nucleotide sequence above comes from Bacteroidota bacterium. Encoded proteins:
- a CDS encoding nucleoside deaminase, which translates into the protein MASSNNHEQFVREAIGLSSQARNNGNEPFGALLVLDGQVVLTARNSVNTDHDPTAHAETNLVTQAIQQLTPEQIRRSILYTSCEPCAMCAGKMYWAGIRSVVYALSSVELVALAGPYFLVPCRELFARATEPVRIIGPLLLDEARIVHNGFWNKSAA